CATCAACGCGTTCCTGGCCGCCGAGGACAAGAACTTCTACGAGCACGGCGGCATCGACTTCACCGGCATGGCGCGCGCCGCGGTGCTCTATGCGCAGAATTACGGCTCCAACCGCCGGCCGCAGGGCGCTTCCACCATCACCCAGCAGGTCGCGAAGAACTTTCTTTTGACCAACGAGGTGTCGTTCACCCGCAAGATCAAGGAAGCCTTGCTGGCGATGCGGATCGAGCGCACCTATTCGAAGGACAAGATCCTCGAACTCTATCTCAACGAAATCTATCTCGGCCTCGGCGCCTACGGCGTCGCCGCCGCTTCGCTGGTCTATTTCGACAAATCGGTGAACGAACTCACGGTTTCCGAAGCCTCCTACCTGGCGGCGCTGCCGAAGGCGCCAGCGGCGCTGCATCCGGTGCGCAACCGCGACCGCGCCGTCGAGCGGCGCAACTATGTCGTCGACCGGCTGTTGGAAAACGGCTGGATCAAGCAGGCCGATGCCGACAAGGCCCGCAAGGATCCCTTGACCGTGACCAGCCGCAGCAACGCCGCGCACATCTTCGCCGGCGAGTATTTCGCCGAGGAAGTCCGCCGCGACGTGTTCGAGCGCTACGGCGAGAAGAAACTGTATGAAGGCGGGCTGTCGGTACGGACCACGCTCGATCCGAAGCTGCAGGTGATGGCGCGCAAGACCATGACCGCCGGCCTCGTGAAGTTCGACGAGGCGACCGGCTACCGCGGCGCCATCAGCAAGCTCGATATATCCGGCGACTGGGGCGTGAAGCTCGCGGACGTCAAGTCGCTGTCGGATATCTCGCCGTGGCGGATGGCGGTGGTGCTGGAGACCAGCGATCAGTCGGCTCGAATCGGTTTTCAGCCCGGCCGCGAACTGGGCGGCGCCGTCGCCAAGGAACGGCAGACCGGAATCATCACGCTCGATGGCGTGCGATGGGCCAAGGCCGCCTCCGGGCCGACGCGCTTCAAGACGCCGACCAACGTCGCCCAGGTGCTGGCGCCGGGCGACGTCATCTATGCGGATCCGCTGATCGCCAAAGAGGGCAATATTGTCGAGGGCCAGTACCGGCTGCGCCAGCTGCCGGAAGTCTCCGGCGCGATGGTGGTGATGGATCCCTGGACCGGCCGTGTGCTGGCGATGGTCGGCGGCTTCTCGTTCGACCAGAGCCAGTTCAACCGCGCGACCCAAGCCTACCGGCAGCCGGGTTCGTCGTTCAAGCCGCTGGTGTACTCGTCGGCGCTCGATAACGGCTATACGCCGTCCACCATCGTGGTCGACGCGCCGATCGAAATCGACCAGGGGCAGGGTGCGGGCGTCTGGCGCCCGGAAAACTATTCGACCGGCAAATATTATGGGCCGACCACGCTGCGCAATGCGCTGAAGCGCTCGCTCAACACGGTAACGGTGCGGCTGGCGCAGGACGTCGGCATGCCCCTGATCGGCGAATACGCCAAGCGCTTCGGGGTCTATGACGAGTTGCCGAACTATCTTTCCTATGCGCTCGGCGCCGGCGAAACCACCGTGATGCGGATGGTGACCGCCTATTCGATGTTCGCCAATGGCGGCCGGCGCGTGAAGTCGACGCTGATCGACCGTATCCAGGATCGCTACGGCCGCACCATCTTCAAGCACGACGCGCGCGAATGCCGCGGCTGCGACGCGCCCGGCGGCTGGAAGAACCAGTCCGAGCCGCAGCTGGTCGATCGCCGGGAGCAGGTGCTCGATGCCATGACGGCCTACCAGATCACCTCGATGCTGGAAGATGTCGTGCAGGGCGGCACCGCAACCGTGGTGAAGGAAGTCGGCAAACCGATCGCCGGCAAGACCGGCACCACCAACGACGAGAAGGACGCCTGGTTCATCGGATTTTCGCCGGATATCGTGGTCGGCATCTATGTCGGCTACGACAAGCCGCGCAATCTCGGCAAGGGCGCCACCGGCGGCCATCTGGCGGCCCCGATCGCCAAGGATTTCCTCAAGCTCGCGCTCGCCGACAAGCCGGCGATCCCGTTCAAGGTTCCCGCCGGCATCAAGCTGATCCGCGTCGACTCCAAGTCCGGCATGCGCGCCGGTCCGGGCGGCGGCGGCATTCTGGAAGCCTTCAAGCCGGGCACCGCGCCGCCGGATAATTACAGCGTCATCGGCGTTGCCGATGCGGACGGCCGCACCCTGATGGCGCCGCCGGACGCCGGCAATATCATGCTTCCGGGAACCGGCAGGCTCTACTGAGCGCGCGTCGCGGCCCGGGAAAACCCCGGAAACAGGCCTCACGCGATTGCGCTTTGGCGCAGTCGCCGCTACATCCCACCATCGTTGCCAAATGCGGCTTGCGCCGCAGGTCAGAGAAGAGAACATGCGCGCCGAAGTCGAACGCCTCGTTGAAGAGATCAAGCAGTCAGTCGGGCTGCTGAGGAGGCATCTTTGACGTCGATGCATCCACGGCGCGTCTGGCCGAGCTGAACAAGCTCGCCGAAGATCCGAATCTCTGGAACGATCCCCAGAAGGCGCAGAAGCTGATGCAGGAGCGCACCTCGCTGGAGGATGCGCTTGGCGGCATCGGCAGGGTCGAGCGCGAGCTCGAGGACAATATCGGCATGATCGAGCTCGGCGAGGCCGAGAACGATGAGGGCGTCGTCTCCGAAGCCGAGAATGCCCTGAAAGCCCTCAAGAAGGAAGTCGCCCGCCGCGAACTCGAAGCCCTGCTGTCGGGCGAGGCCGACCGTTTCGATTCCTATCTCGAGGTTCACGCCGGCGCCGGCGGCACCGAAAGCCAGGACTGGGCCTCGATGCTGCTGCGCATGTACACGCGCTGGGCCGAGAAGCACGGCTTCAAGATCGAATATCTGGAAGAGACCCAGGGAGAAGAAGCCGGGATCAAGTCCGCCACCATCCAGATCAGCGGTCACAACGCCTATGGCTGGCTCAAGACCGAAGCCGGCGTGCACCGGCTGGTGCGGATATCGCCGTTCGATTCCAACGCGCGCCGGCACACCTCGTTCTCGTCGGTCGCGATCTTCCCGGTGGTCGATAACAGCATCAAGATCGATATCGCCGAGTCCGACGTCCGCGTCGACACCATGCGCTCGGGCGGCGCCGGCGGCCAGCACGTCAACAAGACCGAATCCGCGGTCAGGCTCACGCACATTCCGACCGGGGTCGCGGTGGTCTGTCAGGCCGGCCGCTCCCAGCACAAGAACAAGGCGCAGGCCTGGGATATGCTGCGCGCGCGTCTCTACGAGATCGAGTTGAAGAAGCGTGAGGAGCAGGCCGCCGCCGACCAGGCCGCCAAGACCGATATCGGCTGGGGCCACCAGATCCGCTCCTACGTGCTGCAGCCCTATCAGATGGTGAAGGACCTGCGCACCGGCGTGCAGACGTCGGATACCTCAGGCGTGCTCGACGGCGACCTCGACGAGTTCATGGCGGCAACCCTGGCGCAGCGCGCGTTCGGAACCGCCCCCGCCGCGGTCGAGGATGTGGACTAGCCGATGGCAACGGTCGCCTTCATCGGTTTGGGCCGCATGGGCCACGGCATGGCCGGCCGCTATCTCGACAACGGCTTTGCGGTCGCCGTGTGGAATCGGAGCAAGGCGAAGGCGGAAGACCTGATCGCGCGCGGCGCGCGATGGGCCGCGTCGCCTGCGGATGCCGCTGAGGGCGCCGACGCCGTCGTGACCATGGTCGCCGACGACGCGGCGTCGAAGGCGGTGTGGCTCGGCAAGGACGGCGCGGCCTCAGCCATGAAGCCGGGCACCCTGGCGATCGAATGTTCCACGGTGTCGTACCAGCACGTGCTCGATCTGGCGCGGCAACTGCGGGGCCGCGGCCTCGTCTACATCGATTGCCCAGTGACCGGCCTGCCGGAAGCGGCGGCCAGCGGAAAACTGACGTTGCTGGTCGGCGCCGAGCCTGCTGATCTGGAAAAGGCGCGCCCCTTTCTCGCGCCGCTGTGCACGACGATCCGGCATTTCGGCGCGGTCGGCGGCGGCACGGTCTACAAGCTGATCAACAATCTGATGGGCGCCGTGCAGATCGCAAGCCTCGCGGAAGGCATTGCGATCGCCGAGCGGGCCGGGCTCGACATGAACCTGGTGGCGGAAGCGATGGCGACCGGCGCGGTTGCAAGTCCGCAGGTGATCCGGCATTCGAGGCGGATGGTGGCGCGCGATTTCTCGGGAGCCTCCTTCACCGCGGCGCTGCGCCACAAGGATGCGGCTTACGCCGTCGCGCTGGCGGAGACGCTGCTTCCTGGCGTCCCCGTCAGCCGCGCGGCGCTGGCGGCCTACGACGAGGCCAAAGCCCATGCGCCCGACGACGACGAAGGCAGGATGATCGAGATCGTGTCGCGGCCGAAATAGGCGGGGCGCAGCGGGCATGCCCGGAAACCGGGTGGCCAAGGATCCGGATTCTGCGGTAAGCGTCGGCGCAATCGCAGACATGAGCCGCAAATGACCTCCAACGACCATCGGATTGATGCCCGCGACTGGTCGCTGCTTGCCGTGTTGTCGGTGCTGTGGGGCGGCTCGTTCTTCTTTGTCGGCGTCGTGATCCGGGAATTGCCGCCACTGACGGTGGTCCTGCTGCGGGTGGCGCTCGCGGCACTCATTCTTTTGCCGATCCTGTGGGCCTATCGCACAGGTTTCCCCAAGGGGCTGATGGGCTGGAGACCATTCTTCGTCATCGCGCTGCTCAACAACGTGTTGCCATTCTCCCTGATGGTCACCGGACAGATCTATATTTCCAGCGGGCTGGCCTCGGTTGTGAATGCGACGACGCCTTTGTTCACCGTCCTGGTAATGGCGGCCGCCGGTGACGAAAGACTGCATGCCCGGCGCGTCGCCGGTGTCGTGATCGGCCTGATCGGGGTCGCCATTCTCCACGGCCAGCACCTCGGTTTCGGCAGCGGCCAGGGTTTTGGGATTCTGCTCTGCCTCGCTGCGGCCTTCAGCTACGGACTGTCGGCGCTGTATGCGCGGCGCCGGCTGTCGGACTCGCCGCCGCTGGCGACCGCGACGTTCCAGATGCTGGCGTCCACGGCGATGATGATCGTGATCGCCGGCGTGTTCGAGCGGCCTTGGCAACTGCCGATGCCTGGAACGGCGACCTGGCTGGCGCTGCTCGGTCTTGCGGCGTTGTCGACCGCGCTGGCCTACATCGTGTTTTTTCAGATCCTGCGGCGCTCGGGCTCGACCAATGTCATGCTGGTGACGCTGCTCATACCGGTCACCGCGATTTTTCTCGGCTGGCTCCTGCTGGGCGAGAGCATCTCGCTTGCCGAAATCGTCGGCGCGCTGGTGATCGGCAGCGCGCTGCTGGTGATCGACGGCCGCGTGTTCAATCTCGTCAGCGGCGTTGCTTCCACTCCGAAAGCCACCCCGTAAACCGGCCGCTGTCGCGTTCGCCGCCATGCCAGGCGGCGTACACCGCGCCGTCATCGGCCACCAGCAGCACCGCGTCGAGGCCCTTGGAACGGCGCAGCGTGTCGATCGCCTGTTGCGGCGTCTGCGCGATCGGGCCTGCGACATTGAACGAGGTATTGACCGAGATCTCGACGCCGATGCGGCGGCCGAGCGCTTTTAGATAGGCGTAGGTGAGGGGATCGTCCTCTTCGCGCACGATCTGGATCCGCCCGGTGCCGTCGGCATGAATCACTGCGGGGATCTTCGCGCGCGCGGGCGGCTTCGAGTGCGCGGTCAGCACCATGTAATTGTAGGCATTGTAGTTGCCGTCGGAGGCGCCCTCGTGCAGTTCGAAATATTCGCGCGCCGCTTCCAGCGTCGCCATCGGCGCCAGCGGGCGGATCGCCTCGCGGTATTTGACGCGCTCATTGAGCCGTTCGCGCGCGTCGGGGGCGCAGGGGTTGGCGAAGATCGAGCGATGGCCGAGCGCGCGCGGCCCGGTCTCGGCCGCGCCCTGATAGAGCGCGATGATGCCGTCATGCGCCACCATGAAGGCCATCAGATCGGCGATCGCGTCGCGTCCATCCGGCGTCGAGATGTCGCCGATCCGCAGTGACGCGACGTCGCCGGCCTTGAGCGCCGTCGCGATGTCCTGCTCCTTCGGCGGCAAGCCGCAGCAGAAGGCATGCGTCATGGGTGCGCCGCGTGGCGCGCCCGCGAGATGGGCCAACAGCCAGGCCGCGCCGATGGTGACGCCGGGATCGCCCGGCGTCGGCGGCACCCACAGGTGCAGGCGGGCCTTGCGCTGCTGCGCCTGCGCGAACCAGGCGTCGTCGAAATGTTCGAGCAGCCGCATGTTGCCGACCGCGTTCAGCGCCACGCCGCCGGTCAGCACCAGCCGCTGCGCACCGGTCTGGCGCAGCAGATGATCGATGACATGGATCAGGGCGTCCTCGAACACCAGTTGGGTGGCGGCGGCCTTGTCGAGGCGGTCCCGGGTGTCGGGCCGGTGCTCGATGTCCTCGACCCGCAGCACCGCGTCCGGATTCCAGAGCTGGTCGGGTTTGAGCGGTTCACCGAGAATATCGATCAGCGGCGCCTTGTAGGGATGCTCGAACGGGTCGCAGTACCAGTTGGCCATGGCACGATTCAGCCGGATCTCGCCATCCGCGCCAAGATCGAGGACCTCTCTCAGCCGCGCGTAATAGGGATTGCTGGCGCGGTCCATGTCGCCCCAGGCAGCGGCGCCCATGTAGCGGCCCTCGCTGGAGAGCCAGGTCCAGCCGCCCTGCGTCGATGAAATCACGCTGTAGAAGGCGCCGAGCGAGTCGAACATGCTGTCGTTGCAATAGAGCGGCCGCATCGCGCCGTTTTCGGCGACGTAGAGCGAGATCGAGCCCTTGTCGCCGGTGCCGTCGAGCACCGCGATTGCGACCGGCTCGCCATCACCGGCGAAGGGCGACGCCGCAAACGAAAACCAGGCATGGTTGTCATGGTGCGGCAGGCAGATCAGCGGCACACGTTCCGGCAGTCCGAGCTGTTTCGCAAGGATCTTCGGCGTGCGCGTCATCTGGTCGAGCCGGCGGCCGTCGAAGCCGGCGGCCTCGGTGGTGCGCAACAGCTTCAGGCTCTGCGGCACCTCCTCCAGCACCGAGCGGGCAATGGTGCCGGCCAAGGTCGGGTAATCCCAACTGGTGAGCCAGGCGTCGATATTCCCGATATCGCGGCCCATCGCGCGCAGCGTTGCGACCATCGCGTCGATCGAGGTCCGCGGATATTCGGTGGTGTGCTTGTTGCCGGAGAAGCGCTCTTCCTCGTTGTTGACGATCAGGCGCGGGCCATCGGCCCGCGTCACCTCGACCAGCGCGACGCCTGAATTGTGCGTGCCGGGCGGCCCCAGCCCGGCCAAATAGACTGTCTCGCCGCGCTGCAGCTTTTCGCGGACCCGCGCCACCCGCTCGTTGGCGAACTCCGAGCCGAGCTGATGGAAGCCGGCGGCTGCGAACAGCTGCGCGCTGAGCCATCGCGCGGCGCGAAATCCGGCATTGCCGAGTCCGGGATGTCGCGGACCAATTCGCTTGTTCGGTGGGCTCAACGGCGGGCCTCGGGGCGCAGGGGAATGTTTGTGACGCATCAATCATAATTGGAGCGGCGCAACAATGGCTGTTTCATCCGGCGGAATAAGCCGGCGCTTGCGTGCGCGGGTCTGACTTGCGACACTTCAGCCAATGAAAGTCACAGGGGGAATAAACGATGCTGGATCGCGCGATACGTGTTGTCGCCCTGACGTTTATTGCGGCCGCCGCGTTGACGACGGCAGCAACCGCACAGAAGAAATACGATCCCGGCGCCAGCGACAGCGAAATCAGGATCGGCAATATCATGCCCTACAGCGGTCCGGCATCCGCCTATGGCACCATCGGGAAGGCGCAGGCGGCCTACTTCAGGAAGATCAACGATGAGGGCGGCATCAACGGCCGCAAGATCAACTTCATCAGCTATGACGACGCCTTCAGCCCGCCGAAAGCGGTGGAGCAGGCGCGCAAGCTGGTGGAGAGCGACGAGGTGCTGCTGATCTTCCAGTCGCTCGGCACCCAGTCCAACTCGGCCATCCAGAAATACATGAACGCCAAGAAAGTGCCGCAGCTCTTTGTCGCGACCGGCGCCACCAAATGGGGCGATCCGCAGAACTTCCCCTGGACCATGGGCTGGCAGCCCAACTACCAGAGCGAGGGCCGCATCTACGCCGCCTACATCCTGAAGAATTTCCCGAACGGCAAGATCGCGGCGCTCTGGCAGAACGACGACGCCGGCAAGGACCAGATGAAGGGCTTGCGCGACGGCCTCGGCGACAAGGCCGGCATGATCATCGCCGACAAGTCCTATGAAATCGGCGATCCCACCATCGACTCGCAGATCGTGGCGTTGAAAGATTCCGGCGCCGATATCCTGACCACGTGGGCGGCGCCAAAGGGGGCGGCGCAGGCGATCCGCAAGGTCGCCGAACTCGGCTGGAAGCCGGTTTATTTTATCGGCAACGTCTCGACGTCAGTGGCCACCGTGCTCAAGCCGGCCGGTATCGAAAATGCGAAGGGCATCATCTCGACGGCTTACATCAAGGATCCGACCGATCCCCTGTGGAAGGACGACCTGGGGATCAAGACCTGGCTGACCTTCATGGACAAGTATTTCCCCGATGGCGACAAGACCAACAACAACAACGTCTATGGCTACGCCACGGCGCAGACCATGGTTCAGGTGCTGAAGCAGTGCGGCGACGATCTCACGCGCGAAAACGTGATGAAGCAGGCCGCCAGCCTGAAGGGATTTACCAGCGACGTGCTGTTGCCCGGCATCAGTATCAACACGAGTCCGAACGATTACTTCCCGATCGAGCAGATGCAGCTGATGAAATTCAACGGCGCCAGCTGGGAGCTGTTCGGTGAAATCATTACGGGTGAGGTCGGCCACTAGAATCGGCGGCTCGGGCGGGCAGTTGGGCCTGCGGCTCTAGCCTGCGCTCAGCCGCACGCCGGCGCGCAGAAATTTCTGCGGGTCGACCGCGTCGCCGTCGATCCGGGTTTCGTAATGCAGATGCGGTCCGGTCGAGCGGCCGGTCGAGCCGACCGCGCCGATCACCTGGCCGATCTTGATGTGATCGCCGAC
The sequence above is drawn from the Bradyrhizobium sediminis genome and encodes:
- a CDS encoding penicillin-binding protein 1A; translated protein: MRLLVRFMGFLFAAGTVVFLVGVAAVAGLIWHYSKDLPDYSQLQDYEPPVMTRVHASDGALLGEYSKERRLYLPIQAVPKLVINAFLAAEDKNFYEHGGIDFTGMARAAVLYAQNYGSNRRPQGASTITQQVAKNFLLTNEVSFTRKIKEALLAMRIERTYSKDKILELYLNEIYLGLGAYGVAAASLVYFDKSVNELTVSEASYLAALPKAPAALHPVRNRDRAVERRNYVVDRLLENGWIKQADADKARKDPLTVTSRSNAAHIFAGEYFAEEVRRDVFERYGEKKLYEGGLSVRTTLDPKLQVMARKTMTAGLVKFDEATGYRGAISKLDISGDWGVKLADVKSLSDISPWRMAVVLETSDQSARIGFQPGRELGGAVAKERQTGIITLDGVRWAKAASGPTRFKTPTNVAQVLAPGDVIYADPLIAKEGNIVEGQYRLRQLPEVSGAMVVMDPWTGRVLAMVGGFSFDQSQFNRATQAYRQPGSSFKPLVYSSALDNGYTPSTIVVDAPIEIDQGQGAGVWRPENYSTGKYYGPTTLRNALKRSLNTVTVRLAQDVGMPLIGEYAKRFGVYDELPNYLSYALGAGETTVMRMVTAYSMFANGGRRVKSTLIDRIQDRYGRTIFKHDARECRGCDAPGGWKNQSEPQLVDRREQVLDAMTAYQITSMLEDVVQGGTATVVKEVGKPIAGKTGTTNDEKDAWFIGFSPDIVVGIYVGYDKPRNLGKGATGGHLAAPIAKDFLKLALADKPAIPFKVPAGIKLIRVDSKSGMRAGPGGGGILEAFKPGTAPPDNYSVIGVADADGRTLMAPPDAGNIMLPGTGRLY
- the prfB gene encoding peptide chain release factor 2 (programmed frameshift) → MRAEVERLVEEIKQSVGLLRRHLDVDASTARLAELNKLAEDPNLWNDPQKAQKLMQERTSLEDALGGIGRVERELEDNIGMIELGEAENDEGVVSEAENALKALKKEVARRELEALLSGEADRFDSYLEVHAGAGGTESQDWASMLLRMYTRWAEKHGFKIEYLEETQGEEAGIKSATIQISGHNAYGWLKTEAGVHRLVRISPFDSNARRHTSFSSVAIFPVVDNSIKIDIAESDVRVDTMRSGGAGGQHVNKTESAVRLTHIPTGVAVVCQAGRSQHKNKAQAWDMLRARLYEIELKKREEQAAADQAAKTDIGWGHQIRSYVLQPYQMVKDLRTGVQTSDTSGVLDGDLDEFMAATLAQRAFGTAPAAVEDVD
- a CDS encoding NAD(P)-dependent oxidoreductase, coding for MATVAFIGLGRMGHGMAGRYLDNGFAVAVWNRSKAKAEDLIARGARWAASPADAAEGADAVVTMVADDAASKAVWLGKDGAASAMKPGTLAIECSTVSYQHVLDLARQLRGRGLVYIDCPVTGLPEAAASGKLTLLVGAEPADLEKARPFLAPLCTTIRHFGAVGGGTVYKLINNLMGAVQIASLAEGIAIAERAGLDMNLVAEAMATGAVASPQVIRHSRRMVARDFSGASFTAALRHKDAAYAVALAETLLPGVPVSRAALAAYDEAKAHAPDDDEGRMIEIVSRPK
- a CDS encoding ABC transporter substrate-binding protein, whose product is MLDRAIRVVALTFIAAAALTTAATAQKKYDPGASDSEIRIGNIMPYSGPASAYGTIGKAQAAYFRKINDEGGINGRKINFISYDDAFSPPKAVEQARKLVESDEVLLIFQSLGTQSNSAIQKYMNAKKVPQLFVATGATKWGDPQNFPWTMGWQPNYQSEGRIYAAYILKNFPNGKIAALWQNDDAGKDQMKGLRDGLGDKAGMIIADKSYEIGDPTIDSQIVALKDSGADILTTWAAPKGAAQAIRKVAELGWKPVYFIGNVSTSVATVLKPAGIENAKGIISTAYIKDPTDPLWKDDLGIKTWLTFMDKYFPDGDKTNNNNVYGYATAQTMVQVLKQCGDDLTRENVMKQAASLKGFTSDVLLPGISINTSPNDYFPIEQMQLMKFNGASWELFGEIITGEVGH
- a CDS encoding DMT family transporter; the encoded protein is MTSNDHRIDARDWSLLAVLSVLWGGSFFFVGVVIRELPPLTVVLLRVALAALILLPILWAYRTGFPKGLMGWRPFFVIALLNNVLPFSLMVTGQIYISSGLASVVNATTPLFTVLVMAAAGDERLHARRVAGVVIGLIGVAILHGQHLGFGSGQGFGILLCLAAAFSYGLSALYARRRLSDSPPLATATFQMLASTAMMIVIAGVFERPWQLPMPGTATWLALLGLAALSTALAYIVFFQILRRSGSTNVMLVTLLIPVTAIFLGWLLLGESISLAEIVGALVIGSALLVIDGRVFNLVSGVASTPKATP
- a CDS encoding carbamoyltransferase C-terminal domain-containing protein; translation: MSPPNKRIGPRHPGLGNAGFRAARWLSAQLFAAAGFHQLGSEFANERVARVREKLQRGETVYLAGLGPPGTHNSGVALVEVTRADGPRLIVNNEEERFSGNKHTTEYPRTSIDAMVATLRAMGRDIGNIDAWLTSWDYPTLAGTIARSVLEEVPQSLKLLRTTEAAGFDGRRLDQMTRTPKILAKQLGLPERVPLICLPHHDNHAWFSFAASPFAGDGEPVAIAVLDGTGDKGSISLYVAENGAMRPLYCNDSMFDSLGAFYSVISSTQGGWTWLSSEGRYMGAAAWGDMDRASNPYYARLREVLDLGADGEIRLNRAMANWYCDPFEHPYKAPLIDILGEPLKPDQLWNPDAVLRVEDIEHRPDTRDRLDKAAATQLVFEDALIHVIDHLLRQTGAQRLVLTGGVALNAVGNMRLLEHFDDAWFAQAQQRKARLHLWVPPTPGDPGVTIGAAWLLAHLAGAPRGAPMTHAFCCGLPPKEQDIATALKAGDVASLRIGDISTPDGRDAIADLMAFMVAHDGIIALYQGAAETGPRALGHRSIFANPCAPDARERLNERVKYREAIRPLAPMATLEAAREYFELHEGASDGNYNAYNYMVLTAHSKPPARAKIPAVIHADGTGRIQIVREEDDPLTYAYLKALGRRIGVEISVNTSFNVAGPIAQTPQQAIDTLRRSKGLDAVLLVADDGAVYAAWHGGERDSGRFTGWLSEWKQRR